A part of Agromyces protaetiae genomic DNA contains:
- a CDS encoding sensor histidine kinase, with translation MPESMLLAAAVGVVAGALAVGVVVLLRRLVLANRDLGTDEERATYRTLHLASRAAAHLRGGLEEPEAARAVKHLRALLGARSVALVDLSGGVAVDGDDSVRSAAAAIAAEVAQSGRPQVRRGLATGDHETDAAAAPVLVGKRPVGAVVAFEPTVRAGLVRATGEVADWVAAQVELGELDASRAALAEAEVRALRAQISPHFIYNSLNAIASFINTDPAQARELVLEFADFTRYSFRRHGDFTTVAEELRSIDSYLRLERARFGDRLKVTLQIAPEVLSTVVPFLSIQPLVENAVRHGLEGKEGGGRITITAQDLGALAELSVEDDGVGIDPEVLGRVLAGGNPGEHVGLRNVDARLRQVYGDEFGLVVETNVGAGTLVRMRVPKSQPGRDLGREEGRDR, from the coding sequence ATGCCCGAGTCGATGCTGCTCGCAGCCGCGGTCGGCGTGGTCGCGGGGGCGCTCGCGGTCGGCGTCGTCGTGCTGCTGCGCCGGCTCGTGCTCGCGAACCGCGACCTCGGCACCGACGAGGAGCGGGCGACGTATCGCACACTGCACCTCGCGTCGCGGGCCGCTGCGCACCTCCGCGGGGGGCTCGAGGAGCCCGAGGCGGCTCGTGCCGTCAAGCATCTGCGCGCGCTGCTCGGCGCGCGGAGCGTCGCACTCGTCGACCTGTCGGGCGGGGTCGCGGTCGACGGCGACGACTCGGTGCGATCGGCGGCCGCCGCGATCGCGGCCGAGGTCGCGCAGTCGGGTCGCCCGCAGGTCCGTCGCGGTCTCGCGACGGGAGACCACGAGACGGATGCCGCGGCCGCACCCGTGCTCGTCGGCAAGCGCCCGGTCGGCGCGGTCGTCGCCTTCGAGCCGACCGTGCGCGCGGGGCTCGTGCGGGCGACGGGCGAGGTCGCCGACTGGGTGGCCGCGCAGGTCGAGCTCGGGGAGCTCGACGCGAGTCGGGCGGCCCTCGCCGAGGCCGAGGTGCGCGCGCTGCGCGCGCAGATCAGCCCGCACTTCATCTACAACTCGCTCAACGCGATCGCGTCGTTCATCAACACCGACCCCGCGCAAGCGCGCGAGCTCGTGCTCGAGTTCGCCGACTTCACGCGGTACTCGTTCCGCCGCCACGGCGACTTCACGACGGTCGCCGAAGAGCTGCGGTCGATCGACAGCTACCTTCGGCTCGAGCGGGCGCGCTTCGGCGACCGGCTCAAGGTCACCCTGCAGATCGCGCCCGAGGTGCTCTCGACGGTCGTGCCGTTCCTGTCGATCCAACCGCTCGTCGAGAACGCCGTACGGCACGGGCTCGAGGGCAAAGAGGGCGGCGGGCGCATCACGATCACGGCGCAAGACCTCGGGGCGCTCGCCGAGCTGTCGGTGGAGGACGACGGCGTCGGCATCGACCCCGAGGTGCTCGGCCGGGTGCTCGCGGGCGGGAACCCCGGAGAGCACGTCGGCCTGCGGAACGTCGACGCGCGGCTCCGGCAGGTCTACGGGGACGAGTTCGGCCTCGTCGTCGAGACGAACGTCGGGGCGGGTACGCTCGTGCGGATGCGCGTGCCGAAGTCGCAGCCGGGCCGCGATCTCGGGCGAGAAGAAGGGAGAGACCGATGA
- a CDS encoding GNAT family N-acetyltransferase yields MPATRPAADELVGRHVRLSPLDPADSPELYAAIAHPDVFASGFGGGPAGLPRDLAVFEAFAASQFVPGPRALPWTIRLASGPDAGTVVGTTTLGDLDLANEGAHIGWTAYDPRVWATAVNPEAKLLLLDLAFSHGFSRVKLQADSQNARSRAAIEKLGATFEGVLRHHRRRADLSWRDTAVYSILVEEWPGVRAGLEARLAAWDDRAVVLGAPSVE; encoded by the coding sequence ATGCCAGCGACCCGCCCCGCAGCCGACGAACTCGTCGGCCGACACGTCCGTCTGAGCCCGCTCGACCCCGCCGATTCGCCTGAGCTGTACGCCGCGATCGCCCACCCCGACGTGTTCGCATCGGGATTCGGCGGCGGGCCGGCAGGGCTTCCGCGCGACCTCGCGGTGTTCGAGGCGTTCGCGGCGTCGCAGTTCGTACCCGGGCCGCGCGCACTGCCGTGGACGATTCGGCTCGCGAGCGGACCCGACGCCGGCACGGTCGTCGGCACGACGACCCTCGGCGATCTCGACCTCGCGAACGAGGGCGCCCACATCGGGTGGACGGCGTACGACCCGCGCGTGTGGGCCACCGCGGTGAACCCCGAGGCGAAGCTGCTGCTGCTCGACCTCGCGTTCAGCCACGGCTTCAGCCGCGTGAAGCTGCAGGCCGACTCGCAGAACGCGCGCTCGCGCGCGGCGATCGAGAAGCTCGGTGCGACGTTCGAGGGCGTGCTCCGCCACCACCGTCGCCGGGCCGACCTCAGCTGGCGCGATACGGCGGTGTATTCGATCCTCGTCGAGGAGTGGCCCGGCGTGCGGGCGGGCCTCGAAGCGCGGCTCGCCGCGTGGGACGATCGCGCGGTCGTGCTCGGCGCCCCGTCGGTCGAGTAG
- a CDS encoding LytR/AlgR family response regulator transcription factor, with product MISVLIADDEQPAVDELAFLLRQDPRIGVIHLANSGSEAIRLLTRESVDAAFLDIHMPGLNGFDLARALQRFERSPALVFVTADEEGALEAFDLAAVDYLLKPVRTERLHRSVTRIVEALKVPTTTAPTPTIQPEVIAVTLGGTTRMIRRDDVRYVQAQGDYARLHTEEASYLVRVPMADLERQWADAGFVRIHRSYLVALGHVSRVRLGGDHASVSVGGAELPVSRRLLPGLRERLDSTTLRARP from the coding sequence ATGATCTCCGTGCTCATCGCCGACGACGAGCAGCCCGCGGTCGACGAACTCGCCTTCCTCCTCCGCCAAGACCCGCGCATCGGAGTCATCCATCTCGCGAACTCGGGGTCCGAGGCGATTCGCCTGCTGACCCGCGAGTCGGTCGACGCCGCCTTCCTCGACATCCACATGCCGGGCCTCAACGGCTTCGACCTCGCCCGTGCGCTGCAGCGGTTCGAGCGGAGCCCCGCGCTCGTGTTCGTGACCGCCGACGAGGAGGGCGCCCTCGAGGCGTTCGACCTCGCCGCCGTCGACTACCTCTTGAAACCCGTGCGCACCGAGCGCCTCCACCGCTCGGTCACGCGCATCGTCGAGGCGCTCAAGGTGCCGACGACGACCGCGCCGACGCCCACGATCCAGCCCGAGGTCATCGCGGTCACGCTCGGCGGGACGACGCGGATGATCCGCCGCGACGACGTGCGGTACGTGCAGGCGCAGGGCGACTACGCGCGCCTCCACACCGAAGAGGCGAGCTACCTCGTGCGCGTGCCGATGGCCGACCTCGAACGGCAGTGGGCCGATGCGGGGTTCGTGCGCATCCACCGGTCGTACCTCGTGGCGCTCGGGCACGTCTCGCGCGTGCGCCTCGGCGGCGACCACGCGAGCGTCTCGGTCGGCGGCGCCGAGCTGCCGGTCAGCCGACGGCTGCTGCCGGGGCTCCGCGAGCGGCTCGACTCGACGACGCTGCGGGCGCGGCCGTGA
- a CDS encoding adenylosuccinate synthase has translation MPAIVLVGAQWGDEGKGKATDLLGPRLDYVVKFNGGNNAGHTVVVGDEKYALHLLPSGILTPGVTPVIANGVVVDIEVLFEELEALSSRGVDVSRLRISANAHVITQYHRTLDKVTERFLGKRQIGTTGRGIGPTYADKINRVGIRMQDLFDENILRQKVEGALDQKNHLLVKVYNRRAIGVDEIVDELLAYVDRLRPMVTDTALLLHQALGRGETVLFEGGQATMLDVDHGTYPFVTSSNATSGGAVTGSGIAPNQIDRVIAVVKAYTTRVGAGPFPTELFDEWGDFLTEQGHEFGTTTGRKRRTGWYDAPIARYASRINGVTDFVLTKLDVLTGIERIPVAVAYDVDGQRFDELPVSQTDFHHAKPIYEEFPGWTEDITAAREFEDLPANAQAYVRELEAMSGSRISAIGVGAGRDAIVQLHDLVD, from the coding sequence ATGCCCGCGATCGTACTTGTCGGAGCTCAGTGGGGAGACGAAGGAAAGGGCAAGGCGACCGACCTGCTCGGTCCGCGTCTCGACTACGTCGTGAAGTTCAACGGCGGCAACAACGCCGGCCACACCGTCGTCGTCGGCGACGAGAAGTACGCGCTGCACCTCCTGCCGTCGGGCATCCTGACGCCGGGCGTCACGCCCGTCATCGCGAACGGCGTCGTCGTCGACATCGAGGTGCTCTTCGAAGAGCTCGAGGCGCTGTCGAGCCGCGGCGTGGATGTCTCGCGCCTGCGCATCTCGGCGAACGCCCACGTCATCACGCAGTACCACCGCACGCTCGACAAGGTCACCGAGCGCTTCCTCGGCAAGCGCCAGATCGGCACGACGGGGCGCGGCATCGGCCCGACCTACGCCGACAAGATCAACCGCGTCGGCATCCGCATGCAAGACCTCTTCGACGAGAACATCCTCCGGCAGAAGGTCGAGGGCGCCCTCGACCAGAAGAACCACCTGCTCGTGAAGGTCTACAACCGTCGCGCGATCGGCGTCGACGAGATCGTCGACGAGCTGCTCGCCTACGTCGACCGGCTGCGCCCGATGGTGACCGATACGGCGCTGTTGTTGCACCAGGCGCTCGGCCGCGGCGAGACCGTGCTCTTCGAGGGCGGCCAGGCCACGATGCTCGACGTCGACCACGGCACCTACCCGTTCGTGACCTCGTCGAACGCGACGAGCGGCGGCGCCGTCACGGGCTCGGGCATCGCACCGAACCAGATCGACCGGGTCATCGCGGTCGTGAAGGCGTACACGACGCGCGTCGGGGCGGGCCCGTTCCCGACCGAGCTGTTCGACGAGTGGGGCGACTTCCTGACCGAGCAGGGCCACGAGTTCGGCACGACCACCGGGCGCAAGCGCCGCACGGGCTGGTACGACGCGCCGATCGCGCGCTACGCGTCGCGCATCAACGGCGTCACCGACTTCGTGCTCACCAAGCTCGACGTGCTGACGGGCATCGAGCGCATCCCCGTCGCGGTCGCCTACGACGTCGACGGGCAGCGCTTCGACGAGCTCCCGGTCTCGCAGACGGACTTCCACCACGCGAAGCCGATCTACGAGGAGTTCCCCGGCTGGACCGAAGACATCACGGCCGCGCGCGAGTTCGAAGACCTTCCCGCGAACGCGCAGGCGTACGTGCGCGAGCTCGAGGCGATGAGCGGCTCGCGCATCTCGGCGATCGGCGTCGGCGCCGGCCGCGACGCGATCGTGCAACTGCACGACCTCGTCGACTGA
- a CDS encoding DUF3151 family protein, producing the protein MTPDGTPAQNEVGLPAEPDVREALDASARDAVARVVGAHPGSPLAWAELADHADSEGRALDAFAYATVAADLAREQLAARGWEPGSSVPWADEPNRAYLRALDAQRRAAVALGLDDRATTVADELAAADPEAPARIASEFTPTQLITIVSPSDAFEPTYVSSEASASTEASVGDPIAAPDAAASNGDD; encoded by the coding sequence GTGACTCCAGACGGAACACCAGCACAGAACGAGGTCGGCCTTCCCGCCGAACCCGATGTGCGCGAGGCCCTCGACGCGAGCGCACGCGACGCCGTCGCACGCGTCGTGGGGGCGCATCCCGGTTCGCCGCTCGCATGGGCCGAATTGGCCGACCACGCCGATTCCGAGGGCCGCGCCCTCGACGCGTTCGCGTACGCGACCGTCGCCGCGGATCTCGCTCGCGAGCAACTCGCCGCGCGCGGGTGGGAGCCCGGATCATCCGTGCCCTGGGCCGACGAGCCCAACCGCGCCTACCTGCGCGCACTCGACGCCCAGCGGCGCGCCGCCGTCGCCCTCGGCCTCGACGACCGCGCGACGACCGTCGCCGACGAGCTCGCCGCCGCCGACCCCGAGGCTCCCGCCCGCATCGCGAGCGAGTTCACGCCGACCCAGCTCATCACGATCGTGTCGCCGAGCGACGCGTTCGAGCCGACGTACGTCTCCTCCGAGGCATCCGCCTCGACCGAGGCATCCGTCGGCGACCCGATCGCCGCCCCCGACGCGGCCGCCTCGAACGGAGACGACTGA
- a CDS encoding DUF485 domain-containing protein encodes MGNDALNAERSTLEAVDYRAVQQSPEFQKLRRTHRGFVFPVLAACLVWYLAYVLLAIYAHDFMSTRVFGSVNLAMILGLAQVVTTFAVTTWYVSFANRKLDPQAELLRDEIESGEFVAGAREGAAATSAATEGATR; translated from the coding sequence ATGGGCAACGATGCCCTGAACGCGGAGCGGTCGACGCTCGAAGCCGTCGACTACCGCGCGGTCCAACAGTCGCCGGAGTTCCAGAAGCTCCGGCGCACCCACCGGGGCTTCGTGTTCCCGGTGCTCGCCGCCTGCCTCGTCTGGTATCTCGCCTACGTGCTGCTCGCGATCTACGCGCACGACTTCATGTCGACGCGCGTGTTCGGCAGCGTCAACCTCGCGATGATCCTCGGCCTCGCCCAGGTCGTCACGACGTTCGCGGTCACCACCTGGTACGTGAGCTTCGCGAACCGCAAGCTCGACCCGCAGGCCGAACTCCTGCGGGACGAGATCGAGTCGGGCGAGTTCGTCGCCGGCGCCCGTGAAGGCGCCGCCGCGACATCCGCCGCTACTGAAGGGGCCACCCGCTGA
- a CDS encoding antitoxin, which produces MAGLDDITKKAQDFIEENKDKVEEVLKSEQAEDISDKIIGSVADAANKVTGGKFADQIDDVRENIDKSIGTE; this is translated from the coding sequence ATGGCTGGTCTCGACGACATCACCAAGAAGGCTCAGGACTTCATCGAAGAGAACAAGGACAAGGTCGAAGAAGTTCTCAAGAGCGAACAGGCCGAGGACATCAGCGACAAGATCATCGGCAGCGTCGCCGACGCCGCGAACAAGGTCACGGGCGGCAAGTTCGCCGACCAGATCGACGACGTCCGCGAGAACATCGACAAGTCGATCGGCACCGAGTAA
- a CDS encoding cation acetate symporter, with amino-acid sequence MNAAIGYAAIAGVAVVSALIGFYGLRVSRTTSDFYVASRTVKPWWNASAIGGEYLSAASFLGVAGLILLTGSGGLWFPIGYTAGYLMLLLFVAAPLRRSGAYTIPDFTEARLDSRGARRVTSVLVIVVGWFYIVPQLQGAALTVRITTGLPAWAGSVAVAIIVAAVVAAGGMRSITFVQAFQFWLKLTALAVPVVALLIIVGDGSPTPALTPAEAFPAEAGPASLDVYRTVSLMVALLLGTLGLPHVLVRFYTNPDGPAARRTTLIVLGLLTVFYLFPTAFGFLGRAFAPDLASAGEADALIIVLPDRLVPGLPGQLLSALVIAGAFAAFLSTSSGLVVSLAGVISQDLLGGSVRGFRIAAVLSTLVPLAVALGTSSSGLAGSVGLVFAFTASTLCPVLLLGIWWRGLTARGAISGMLTGAVLSGSAILIGPLLETSAPAIAAVLLQPALWTVPIAFAVTVIGSRLDRSRAPRTADAFLAKLHEPEGR; translated from the coding sequence GTGAACGCCGCGATCGGGTATGCGGCGATCGCGGGCGTCGCCGTCGTGTCGGCGCTCATCGGCTTCTACGGACTCCGCGTCTCGCGCACGACGAGCGACTTCTACGTCGCGAGCCGCACGGTGAAGCCGTGGTGGAACGCGTCGGCGATCGGCGGCGAATACCTCTCGGCGGCGTCGTTCCTCGGCGTCGCCGGGCTCATCCTGCTCACGGGGTCGGGTGGCCTGTGGTTCCCGATCGGGTACACGGCGGGCTACCTCATGCTCCTGCTCTTCGTCGCAGCGCCGCTTCGCCGCTCGGGCGCCTACACGATCCCCGACTTCACCGAGGCGAGGCTCGACTCGCGCGGAGCGCGGCGCGTCACGAGCGTCCTCGTCATCGTCGTCGGCTGGTTCTACATCGTGCCGCAGTTGCAGGGCGCGGCCCTCACGGTGCGGATCACGACGGGCCTGCCCGCGTGGGCCGGGTCGGTCGCGGTCGCCATCATCGTCGCCGCCGTCGTCGCGGCGGGCGGCATGCGGTCGATCACGTTCGTGCAGGCGTTCCAGTTCTGGCTCAAGCTCACGGCGCTCGCAGTGCCCGTCGTCGCGCTGCTCATCATCGTGGGCGACGGGTCGCCGACGCCCGCGCTGACCCCCGCCGAGGCGTTCCCCGCCGAGGCCGGCCCCGCGTCGCTCGACGTCTACCGCACGGTCTCGCTCATGGTCGCGCTGCTCCTCGGCACGCTCGGGCTCCCGCACGTGCTCGTGCGGTTCTACACGAATCCGGATGGCCCGGCCGCGCGCCGCACGACCCTCATCGTGCTCGGGCTGCTCACCGTCTTCTACCTGTTCCCGACGGCGTTCGGGTTCCTCGGCCGCGCGTTCGCGCCCGACCTCGCCTCGGCGGGCGAGGCCGATGCGCTCATCATCGTGCTCCCCGACCGGCTCGTGCCGGGCCTGCCGGGGCAGTTGCTCAGCGCGCTCGTCATCGCGGGCGCGTTCGCGGCGTTCCTCTCGACGTCGTCGGGGCTCGTCGTCTCGCTCGCGGGCGTCATCAGCCAAGACCTCCTCGGCGGAAGCGTGCGCGGCTTCCGCATCGCCGCCGTGCTCTCGACCCTCGTGCCGCTCGCCGTCGCGCTTGGCACCTCGTCATCGGGGCTCGCGGGCAGCGTCGGACTCGTCTTCGCGTTCACCGCGTCGACCCTCTGCCCCGTGCTCCTGCTCGGCATCTGGTGGCGCGGGCTCACCGCGCGCGGCGCGATCTCGGGCATGCTCACGGGGGCGGTGCTTTCGGGGAGCGCCATCCTCATCGGGCCGCTGCTCGAGACATCCGCCCCCGCCATCGCAGCCGTGCTGCTGCAGCCCGCGCTCTGGACCGTGCCCATCGCGTTCGCCGTGACCGTCATCGGATCGCGGCTCGACCGCTCCCGCGCTCCGCGCACGGCCGACGCGTTCCTCGCGAAGCTGCACGAGCCCGAGGGGCGGTAG
- a CDS encoding VWA domain-containing protein, which produces MAALLGTVAVSMPLSPQPSAEAAVPTPTGNNAVISVKVGGDRILVAQVEGLEGVQLGLYATATATDPVDPDWGVCESDADGDCNFLVPDTQRNTSGTQCVGANCDRRFWVKQISAPAGWTMNTALRTGDNAGAASTSTPYRFQTGTQLRAGSTYRSNINFMLDTGGNNDIASGGVWQNSRVNPPLPDRCGLNIALILDLSLSIGTGANLTALKNAANTFADALTGTPSRMALFSFSNVSPSRNTQPNNPDLLAVSTTAGAAAFKAQYAGWTTTGATNWDQGMLAAALSGSLPNGTNHYDAAIVLTDGNPTAYGSLVAPSPSNPNGTGEGAQTYNRLREIENGIFSANAIKANETRVLAVGVGSGSAGAITALNLQAISGPEKFDPALENVQTADYFQLSDYSVAGQALRDLVFAACTPSLSVVKQIVPSTTTGEDITGATNAGAGWTFTGSTAPGISGFENPLTTTDDGTGAVNFPLEFDPAVVNADVNIEETQQTGFELVTQGGSNAVCTEKSQEFPDGRTIPVTNTTGPNGPGFTFNMQPETSVSCVVYNRAPDPIADLTVFKSWVINGEEIAQGSQPTEIGAVLVALDPGATAVRNIGWGVTQTGYEAGDSVALAEGVFFGGDLCVLDSSVVTEVNGEPPAVTEFASVPNAIPTPAQTDYDVTLVAGRNTVSVVNTVTCQSELILLKEVQGGDADPNLWNLDAIEPTGALPGPSGLSGARAFVTPGATYQLAETPLDPAGEASLYVQIDRRTPPFQANPLSTGSMFCALVDADLEPISTTVDGLNGGATVPIGQRMACTAINQTATMMLRKVVVNDIGGTGVPPDWNLVATPVGPLPLPPGVGPISVPGSDAELGTSFNVRPGIQYEITESVPPESPPGYIMSSLVCEILPPPMGTPRTIETLNPLDADLCTFTNTFAGSTLTLEKEVVNDHGGTAEPTDWTLTATGTLRTLSGVMGDPAITNADVDPGVYTLSESGTPEGYEEGTWSCDGGTLEGATLTIGVGEAVTCVIVNDDRPPGGRCGSRAIPRRAVRCSPARRSPTRSGRTTSSTGSSRRRTSSSRTTSRRCSTTRPSSRGASSRAREPRA; this is translated from the coding sequence GTGGCGGCCCTCCTCGGCACCGTCGCGGTGTCGATGCCGCTCTCACCGCAGCCGTCGGCCGAGGCCGCCGTGCCGACGCCCACGGGCAACAACGCCGTGATCTCGGTGAAGGTCGGCGGAGACCGGATCCTCGTCGCACAGGTCGAGGGGCTCGAGGGAGTGCAGCTCGGCCTGTACGCGACCGCGACCGCGACCGACCCGGTCGACCCCGACTGGGGCGTCTGCGAATCGGACGCCGACGGGGACTGCAACTTCCTCGTGCCCGACACGCAACGGAACACGAGCGGCACGCAGTGCGTCGGCGCCAATTGCGACCGCCGCTTCTGGGTGAAGCAGATCAGCGCCCCCGCCGGATGGACGATGAACACGGCCCTGCGCACCGGCGACAACGCCGGCGCGGCCTCGACGTCGACGCCCTACCGATTCCAGACGGGCACCCAGCTCCGGGCGGGCAGCACCTACCGCTCGAACATCAACTTCATGCTCGACACGGGCGGCAACAACGACATCGCGTCGGGCGGCGTCTGGCAGAACTCGCGCGTCAACCCGCCCCTCCCCGATCGATGCGGTCTCAACATCGCGCTCATCCTCGACCTCTCGCTCTCGATCGGCACGGGCGCGAACCTCACGGCGCTGAAGAACGCCGCCAACACGTTCGCCGACGCGCTCACCGGCACCCCGAGCCGCATGGCGCTCTTCTCGTTCAGCAACGTGTCGCCGTCGCGCAACACGCAGCCGAACAACCCCGACCTGCTGGCCGTGTCGACGACGGCCGGAGCTGCGGCCTTCAAGGCCCAGTACGCGGGCTGGACGACGACGGGCGCCACGAACTGGGACCAGGGAATGCTCGCCGCCGCACTGTCGGGCAGCCTCCCGAACGGCACGAACCATTACGACGCGGCGATCGTCCTCACCGACGGCAACCCGACCGCGTACGGCAGCCTCGTCGCTCCCAGCCCGTCGAACCCGAACGGCACGGGCGAGGGCGCGCAGACCTACAACCGCCTGCGCGAGATCGAGAACGGCATCTTCTCGGCCAACGCCATCAAAGCCAACGAGACGCGTGTGCTCGCCGTCGGCGTCGGCAGCGGCTCGGCCGGCGCGATCACGGCGCTCAATCTGCAGGCGATCTCGGGCCCCGAGAAGTTCGACCCGGCGCTCGAGAACGTCCAGACGGCCGACTACTTCCAGCTCAGCGACTACTCCGTCGCCGGGCAAGCCTTGCGCGATCTCGTGTTCGCCGCCTGCACGCCCTCGCTCTCGGTCGTCAAGCAGATCGTCCCATCGACCACGACCGGGGAAGACATCACGGGTGCGACGAACGCGGGCGCCGGGTGGACGTTCACGGGCTCCACGGCACCGGGGATCTCGGGCTTCGAGAACCCGCTCACGACGACCGACGACGGAACCGGCGCCGTGAACTTCCCGCTCGAGTTCGACCCGGCGGTGGTCAACGCGGACGTCAACATCGAAGAGACCCAGCAGACCGGGTTCGAACTCGTCACCCAAGGGGGCTCCAACGCCGTCTGCACCGAGAAGTCGCAAGAGTTCCCCGACGGCAGAACCATCCCCGTCACGAACACGACCGGCCCGAACGGGCCGGGGTTCACGTTCAACATGCAGCCCGAGACATCCGTCAGTTGCGTCGTCTACAACCGGGCACCCGACCCCATCGCGGACCTGACCGTCTTCAAGAGCTGGGTGATCAACGGCGAGGAGATCGCCCAGGGGTCGCAGCCCACCGAGATCGGCGCCGTGCTCGTCGCGCTCGACCCGGGCGCGACGGCCGTGCGGAACATCGGCTGGGGCGTGACCCAGACCGGGTACGAGGCCGGCGACAGCGTCGCGCTCGCCGAAGGCGTGTTCTTCGGAGGCGACCTCTGCGTGCTCGACAGCTCCGTCGTGACCGAGGTCAACGGGGAGCCGCCCGCGGTGACCGAGTTCGCGAGCGTGCCGAACGCGATTCCGACGCCCGCCCAGACGGACTACGACGTCACCCTCGTCGCCGGCCGGAACACGGTCTCCGTCGTCAACACCGTGACGTGTCAGAGCGAGCTCATCCTCCTGAAGGAGGTGCAGGGCGGCGACGCCGACCCGAACCTCTGGAACCTCGACGCGATCGAACCGACCGGCGCGCTGCCCGGCCCGAGCGGACTGAGCGGTGCCCGGGCGTTCGTCACGCCGGGCGCGACCTATCAGCTCGCCGAGACGCCCCTCGACCCCGCCGGCGAAGCATCCCTCTACGTGCAGATCGACCGACGCACCCCGCCGTTCCAGGCCAACCCGCTGTCGACCGGCTCGATGTTCTGCGCCCTCGTCGACGCCGACCTCGAACCGATCTCGACGACCGTCGACGGCCTCAACGGCGGCGCGACCGTTCCGATCGGCCAGCGGATGGCGTGCACGGCGATCAACCAGACGGCGACGATGATGCTCCGCAAGGTCGTCGTCAACGACATCGGCGGGACGGGCGTCCCGCCTGACTGGAACCTCGTCGCGACCCCCGTCGGGCCGCTCCCCCTGCCGCCCGGCGTCGGCCCCATCAGCGTGCCGGGCAGCGACGCCGAACTCGGGACGTCGTTCAACGTGCGCCCGGGGATCCAGTACGAGATCACCGAGTCGGTCCCGCCGGAGTCACCGCCCGGCTACATCATGTCCAGCCTCGTGTGCGAGATCCTTCCTCCGCCGATGGGGACGCCGAGGACGATCGAGACCTTGAACCCCCTCGACGCCGACCTCTGCACGTTCACGAACACCTTCGCAGGCAGCACCCTCACCCTCGAGAAGGAGGTCGTCAACGACCACGGCGGCACGGCCGAGCCGACCGACTGGACCCTCACCGCGACGGGCACGCTCCGCACCCTCTCGGGAGTGATGGGAGACCCGGCGATCACGAACGCCGACGTCGACCCGGGCGTGTACACGCTCTCCGAGTCGGGCACCCCGGAGGGGTATGAAGAGGGCACGTGGTCGTGCGACGGCGGCACGCTCGAGGGCGCGACGCTCACGATCGGCGTCGGCGAGGCGGTCACGTGCGTGATCGTCAACGACGACCGACCCCCGGGTGGACGGTGTGGAAGTCGAGCGATCCCCCGACGGGCAGTACGGTGCAGCCCGGCACGACGATCACCTACACGATCCGGGCGTACGACCTCTTCGACGGGTTCCAGCCGCCGTCGGACCTCGTCATCACGGACGACCTCTCGCAGGTGCTCAACCACGCGACCTTCGTCGAGGGGAGCATCGTCGCGAGCCAGGGAACCGCGAGCCTGA